The sequence ACTGAGGGTGTGTCTTTGAGACACGCCTCAGTAAATGCACATTTCTACTCCACCAAAACTTCATCCAAAAAAATCCAGGAGGGTTTGCCAAAACCTCTGTGCCATTCGGGGCATTGTTTCAATGAAATTGCTGTTATTCGCAGATATTGTGCTTCAACAGCTTCGAAATCGAAATTGAAGGGAACAGATTTTACAAGATAATTTCTATCATCAATATCGCCTTTAATGCTGCCAACTTTTTTATAATCAGTTCCATTTTTGGAAATCTCAACGGATACTTCAATTGGGAGAAAAACCCATGAATTCACTGCTTTGAGGAAATTCATGCTAACTTGAGATATTATTTCGGACTTTTGCAAATCAATTTCTACAATCATATCGCTGCCTTCGAAACCTAACCAATTGTTATGAAAATCGAGGTCTCCAAACAGACCGTCAGTAAGCGATTTTTCTTTGCCTACCGGATATTTTTCGCTGGCTTTTGTGAGCAAATTTATAGTTTTCCCTTTTGCCTTGTTTGGTTTTATCATCATATTGAGTTTTCTACGGGTATATTCGTAATAATCTGCAACAAGAAAATTTCTCTCATTGATTCGATTAACTCCGGTAATTTCCGTCAACTCTACAAATCTGTCGAGATAATTCATCATTTCTTCGCGAAGTGTAATTTCACCACCACTTTTTTCAAAATACGACAGCTCCCCAATGTTTTTATTTAAAGAAATATCAAGATAGGCAAAATCTACTGGCAATCTGGCTCTAAAAACTCTCATTAAATACACTGAATCGTTTTGAACCGATTTTTCCGCTTCATCCATAAGGTTTTTATATTTTTTCAGCAAATCGGGGCTAAGGTATGAATCGTAGTAGTTTAAAGGGAAACCATAAATATTCAAAAATTCATTTTCCTGATTTTCGATCAATGCTTCGTGATAAAGGTCGAAATACGATTTTATGTAGCTGTTTGCCTCGCCGTAATATTTCCCCAAAAAATCGTTGATTATAGAATCGGCATCAATGTACGGGTCCCACAAAAGTTTTGAGATTAGGTATTGTTTCAGTTCAACCAAATCTGACCAGTTTCGGCTGCTACCTTGCTGAAACATCAAATCGACATTGTGCTTGTCGAAAAACTGAATGTTGGACTGCAAAACATGAAAATTTGGGAAGGGTGTCAGATAGTTTTTAAACTGAACAACATAATCCCACAGAAAAATATTGTTGGTAAGTTTTGCCCAATCTGCCATATCTTTCACAAAACCGGAGCTCCTTTTGTCGTCAGCTAAGGGCATGCTTCGGTTGCATTCAATAGAGCAAAACATAATATTAACATTTTCAAGAGGTTTGATATTTGTTGGTGCCGAGCGTGTGAACTGATAGGCAAGGGTTGAAATTTGTTTATCGGGAAATTCTTTTGCAATTTCGTTTGCCATAAAAACATATGCTCCCGAAATCCCTCCATAATTGTCGTACATTTTTTCGCAATCTGTGCATGTGCAATAATTGTAGCAATCGTTTTGCGAAACCGACCAATATTTCATTTCAGGTTTTTTTTCAATTTTTTTTCGCAGATTTTCTTTCAAAAGATTCATAAGCTCACGATTGCTCAAACAAAGCTGCCCATCGCTTATCCGATGATTTCCAACCAAAGAAAAATATTCAGGATGCTCATCAAAATATTTTTCCGGAGGTACAAGTTTTTGGAATGTATGCACAAAACTCCCCCAATTGTAGAGTTGCTCAATTTTGTGCCAGTATCGAAATTTTTCATCGCGAATGCCGGGGAAAAGTGTCCTTCTGAAAGAAAAAGCCGGCTTGTAGATTTTAAATTTTTCAGGAAGGATAATTTCAGAAAATTTTGGGATATATTCCTCATTTACATAAAGCAGCCTGCATCCCAGAAATTCTTCGACGAAAGTATAGGTAGCATAAATATTAGATTTTGCATTATTCCCGGAAATCAAAATGTTTTCGTCTATTTTTTTAATGAAAAAAGCATCCTCTTCTAAAGAATTTAACTCAATTATTGTTTTTGAATCTGTTATCAATTCATTGCCAATCAATATGTATTTTCCATTTTCATTGATATTGGTTTTAGTTTCTAAACGAACACCTGAGATTTTGAAAATGTAGTTTGAAATTTCCTGAGCGGCAAATTTTGTCAGACTGTCAGCTTTTTCTGAAACAACAATTGTATAGTCGGATTTTTTGTTTTCTATAAGTTTAATTTTATTGTTGCAACTTATACAAAAAAGTGCAATGAAGGAAACAGCAAGGAGGTAGTTTTTCATTTTATTAAATTCTATTCATATTTTTATAATTATACAGTTCAAAAATATTGTATTTATTTAATAAAATAGCTTGAATAATGAAATATTTATTTCAAAATACACATTCGTTTTATTAGTATTTCTTTGTTCGCTTCCAATTTGTAAAGGTATGTGCCTGATGGAAGATTTTTAGTTTTAAAAGTTGAAGTATGATTTCCAGCAGGTTTTGTTGTTGATTCCAAAACCTTCAATTTTTCACCAAGTATATTATAAACAGACAGCTCTATTTCAGTTTCAAATGGCATATAATATTTAATACTTGTTTCTTCTTTAAATGGATTTGGGATGTTTTGGAAAAGCATTACAGTTGATAATTGAGAGTTGACAATTGAAAGTTTTTCAACAATTGAAATTTTATTTGTTTTATAAAATTCATTGCCTTCAAACCAATTTTTTACTTCAATAACTTCTTCAATTCCATTATTCCAAATTTTGGCAATAAACATCTCATTTTCAATCATTCCATCAATTTCTACTGTCAGTTCATCATTTCCCCAAATAGAAATTGCTAGATTTTCTTCTTCAAAAACCGAACAGCCGACAAGTTTTCCGTTTTCGCTGAAAATTCCAATTTCTGAACCATAGGGAGGTTCATTTTCCCAGGCTGTTTTTGGAATACCGAGGGTCATATTTGAGCCTGTGTTTGGTGTTCCCTTGAAGTGATTAGTCTGAGGAGTTTGAATATTTGATTTTGAGAAATTTGAGGTATTTGCTGGATATGATAGAGTTGCTGAATTGTTCATTTTTATTTGATAGCCTTCGCCAGGATCCATATTCCCAATCATATTAATATTATA is a genomic window of Bacteroidota bacterium containing:
- a CDS encoding DUF4838 domain-containing protein, which encodes MKNYLLAVSFIALFCISCNNKIKLIENKKSDYTIVVSEKADSLTKFAAQEISNYIFKISGVRLETKTNINENGKYILIGNELITDSKTIIELNSLEEDAFFIKKIDENILISGNNAKSNIYATYTFVEEFLGCRLLYVNEEYIPKFSEIILPEKFKIYKPAFSFRRTLFPGIRDEKFRYWHKIEQLYNWGSFVHTFQKLVPPEKYFDEHPEYFSLVGNHRISDGQLCLSNRELMNLLKENLRKKIEKKPEMKYWSVSQNDCYNYCTCTDCEKMYDNYGGISGAYVFMANEIAKEFPDKQISTLAYQFTRSAPTNIKPLENVNIMFCSIECNRSMPLADDKRSSGFVKDMADWAKLTNNIFLWDYVVQFKNYLTPFPNFHVLQSNIQFFDKHNVDLMFQQGSSRNWSDLVELKQYLISKLLWDPYIDADSIINDFLGKYYGEANSYIKSYFDLYHEALIENQENEFLNIYGFPLNYYDSYLSPDLLKKYKNLMDEAEKSVQNDSVYLMRVFRARLPVDFAYLDISLNKNIGELSYFEKSGGEITLREEMMNYLDRFVELTEITGVNRINERNFLVADYYEYTRRKLNMMIKPNKAKGKTINLLTKASEKYPVGKEKSLTDGLFGDLDFHNNWLGFEGSDMIVEIDLQKSEIISQVSMNFLKAVNSWVFLPIEVSVEISKNGTDYKKVGSIKGDIDDRNYLVKSVPFNFDFEAVEAQYLRITAISLKQCPEWHRGFGKPSWIFLDEVLVE